In the Candidatus Cloacimonas sp. genome, TTTCTTCCGTAAGAGTGATGCTATCTTTCCAGTATTTAACTGTCTGTTTTCTTTTGCCCAATTTCCAAAGTAAAATGATATACCAAAGAGTAGAATCAACACTATCGTAATTTGCTTCTCTGCCTGATTCCGCCAACATATTGGGGATAAGACCATTCTTAATGAAGCCACGATATTTGCTTAGTATTTTTTCTACGGTCTCTTGTTGACCAGGGCTGCGTAAAAGAGCATTAAGAACAACCATTGTATCTCTTCCCCAAGCGCCATAAAAAGGATAGCCGGCTACTATATCATCATTGGCTAAAAAGTCCTGAAGGCCAAACTCCAATATTTTTAGATAGCTATCATAATTGAACAGGATACTATCATTATAATCAAGAGAATTGAGCAGGGTATCATCTTTATCGGGATAAGAAGGATAATCAAGTGGCTTGGGTAAATAAGCGTAACGGTTTTCTATCCTCTTAATTAGTGTTTCCGCATCTTCAATGGGAGTATCACTAAAAAGTAAATAGTTGCTATTACCAATTTTTAGATCAAAACTTATTTGAACAAGAGATATTTGGTCTCCCACGCCTTCATAGCCATTCATCACTTCCCAAGGATAAAAAACATTGTAATATACATAACGATTGGATGTAATTTCTCCGAATAAAACAGCTCCACTAAGAGTAACATCGTTATCTTTGCGAACAACGCTATAGCGGATGAATTTATCTATATTTTCAATTTCAGTATCAAATTCCAGCGAATTTAGAGTTCCAGGTTGGTTCAATGAATGATGATTGACCATTGTAAACTTCGGGTGCAATTCAAAATGGAGCAAATGATGACCCAAATTAGTATATTTAACCAAGGTTGTATTGGTGGATTCATCCATCATAATTTCTTTGAGAATTAGAATATCATTTTGATGGGGAAGAGCGGAATACAAGAAAATAGGATAGGGTCTTAACCACGGTTTCACCAAATGTAAAAACCCCTCGGGGAAAATACAATTACTGTAATTATTACTATCCAGGTGGAAATATTCTCCCCGCCATTCAATTTTTTCCTCTATGCCAGCTACCAGATGAGTTCTATTAAATTTATTATCGCTGCTTACCAGCAAACTATGATATTTGCGTTGATTTATGAGATTACCAGTTCCCAAGGCATACCCACCTCTACGATTGGTTAAAATCCATTCATGATGATGGGTTTCCATAAAGTAATTATTCATCAAACCACCTCGTTGTTATGCGTTCAAATTGTGTTGATTTTTTTCCATACTGCAAAATCCGTCAAGAATAATTTTTAGATCCTTGTTAAATATAGCAGTTAACCTGATTGGGAGAGTGTCTCTCGGATGCAAAATAATACAAGTTTATTATTTATAT is a window encoding:
- a CDS encoding glycogen debranching enzyme N-terminal domain-containing protein — encoded protein: MNNYFMETHHHEWILTNRRGGYALGTGNLINQRKYHSLLVSSDNKFNRTHLVAGIEEKIEWRGEYFHLDSNNYSNCIFPEGFLHLVKPWLRPYPIFLYSALPHQNDILILKEIMMDESTNTTLVKYTNLGHHLLHFELHPKFTMVNHHSLNQPGTLNSLEFDTEIENIDKFIRYSVVRKDNDVTLSGAVLFGEITSNRYVYYNVFYPWEVMNGYEGVGDQISLVQISFDLKIGNSNYLLFSDTPIEDAETLIKRIENRYAYLPKPLDYPSYPDKDDTLLNSLDYNDSILFNYDSYLKILEFGLQDFLANDDIVAGYPFYGAWGRDTMVVLNALLRSPGQQETVEKILSKYRGFIKNGLIPNMLAESGREANYDSVDSTLWYIILLWKLGKRKQTVKYWKDSITLTEE